AAAATGAATGGTCTATTTAAAATAATCGAGGAGAACAAAAAATGTATAAAAAGTATGTAAATGCTATTCAGCTAGAGGGATTTGTCAAATTAATATGCATTCCAGTATTAATCGGGTTGGTCACGTTTTTATTACCATCACTGATAAGTCCGATGGTTGGATTATTAAAGGGCAATCCTACGTTTGAGATAGGTTCTGTAGCGAGCATTATAGGTATGTTAGTGGCTGTGATTCTCATGCCTATTGTGATGACGAAAGTGTCGAAAATTAAGCTGACCACACTGGGGATTACAAAAGAAAAGGCGATTACGCAAATCTTGATTGGGAGTGCGGTGGGGATTCTAGCACTCAGTTTCGTAGCGTGTGTCATCTTTTTGCTTGGCGGGATTAAAATCGAATCCAACAGTTTAATGCTCACCACTGGATTAATAGGGGGCTTATTCTTTTTTATTTTACAAGGGACTTGGGAAGAATTGATTTATAGAAGTTACCTCATGCCACACTTTTCCAAAAAATACGGTGATAAGATAGCGGTGATTGCGACCAGTGTGATATTTACATTAGGTCATGCATTAAATCCCAATATGCAAATTTTACCGGTGATGAATTTATTTATAGCTGGCGTCGTTTTTGCACTTGTATATTATTACAGCGGGAATTTGTTATTCGTAGGTGCACTTCACGGTTTATGGAATTTTTCTCAAGGCTATATTTTCGGTGCAGAAGTATCCGGAAACAGTATACCTGTAAGCTTATTTAAGTCTATTGCAATACCAGGTAAAGAGGTAATCTCTGGTGGTGACTTTGGGTTTGAAGGCGGGATAGTGACGACGATTGTAGGTTTGATTTTAATCATAGTTTTGACAACTTTAATCAAAAAAAGAAATACTGAGCGAGGCGCATAAGTTTACGGTAGAACGTAACATAATCGTCGGACGGGGCACTTATAGGGTATAGGTGCCTTTTTTACGCCTATCTTTATGTGTAAAATAGCCCTTGAATGCAAATCGACATTGAACGATATGCGTTGAAATGACCAGAATATTATACGCACATGCATACCATTGTGACATCTAAAGCGGGAAAGCGTCTTTTCGCTCTGACTAGAGAAACATTAAAATGTGATTTATGTCTCACCAAAATGGAAGTGATTTTTGAAGTCACGATAAGTTGAAAAAATGTCTATCAGCGCAATGTACAATAAGATTGAAACATTTCAAAATCTGATGAAAAGTGCTAAACTAGTAGCTGAAATGTGTCTTCAACGCCTCATGAATATGGAAGTGAAATGTACATTGTGATCGATGGGATAAATTTAGGGCTCAAGTCGCACAATTTGCTTGCATAGCTAGGGTATAATAAGAATGACCACGAAGCTAAACGATACATCATAAGAGGGTGAATGCATGTATAAAATTGATCTATTTCAAAATCAACAGATCATGAAACGTTTTTTATTACTTCAATTTATTGTCATT
Above is a genomic segment from Staphylococcus delphini containing:
- a CDS encoding CPBP family intramembrane glutamic endopeptidase; its protein translation is MYKKYVNAIQLEGFVKLICIPVLIGLVTFLLPSLISPMVGLLKGNPTFEIGSVASIIGMLVAVILMPIVMTKVSKIKLTTLGITKEKAITQILIGSAVGILALSFVACVIFLLGGIKIESNSLMLTTGLIGGLFFFILQGTWEELIYRSYLMPHFSKKYGDKIAVIATSVIFTLGHALNPNMQILPVMNLFIAGVVFALVYYYSGNLLFVGALHGLWNFSQGYIFGAEVSGNSIPVSLFKSIAIPGKEVISGGDFGFEGGIVTTIVGLILIIVLTTLIKKRNTERGA